A genomic region of Globicephala melas chromosome 9, mGloMel1.2, whole genome shotgun sequence contains the following coding sequences:
- the GBX1 gene encoding homeobox protein GBX-1, which produces MQRAGGGGAPGGSGGGGGPGAAFSIDSLIGPQPPRSGHLLYTGYPMFMPYRPLVLPQALAPAPLPAGLPPLAPLASFAGRLTNTFCAGLGQAVPSMVALTTALPSFAEPPDAFYGPPELAAAAAAATATRNNPEPGGRRPEGALEAEELLPAREKVADPAPPPPLHFSETSPSLPAEGKVYSSDEEKPEAPAGDPAGSEQDEGGSGGDSEDDGFLDSSAGGPGALLGPKAKLTGSLGTGAEEGAPAAAGVAAPGGRSRRRRTAFTSEQLLELEREFHCKKYLSLTERSQIARALKLSEVQVKIWFQNRRAKWKRIKAGNGGSRSGEPVRNPKIVVPIPVHVSRFAARSQHQQMEQGARP; this is translated from the exons ATGCAGAGAGCCGGAGGCGGGGGCGCCCCCgggggcagcggcggcggcgggggcccGGGCGCTGCCTTCTCCATCGACTCCCTGATCGGGCCGCAGCCGCCGCGCTCGGGCCACTTGCTCTACACTGGCTACCCCATGTTCATGCCCTACCGGCCCCTCGTGCTGCCGCAGGCGCTGGCCCCCGCGCCGCTGCCCGCCGGCCTCCCGCCCCTCGCCCCGCTAGCCTCCTTTGCCGGCCGCCTGACCAACACCTTCTGCGCGGGGCTGGGCCAGGCCGTGCCCTCGATGGTGGCGCTGACCACCGCGCTGCCCAGCTTCGCGGAGCCGCCCGACGCCTTCTACGGGCCCCCGGAGctcgctgctgccgccgccgccgccactgccACGAGAAACAACCCCGAGCCGGGCGGCCGACGCCCGGAGGGCGCGCTGGAAGCCGAAGAGCTGCTGCCCGCCCGGGAGAAAGTGGCAGATCCCGCACCGCCCCCGCCTCTGCACTTCTCAGAGACTTCCCCAAGTCTGCCGG CCGAGGGGAAGGTGTACAGCTCGGATGAGGAGAAGCCGGAGGCGCCGGCGGGAGACCCAGCAGGCAGCGAGCAGGACGAAGGGGGCTCGGGCGGTGACAGCGAGGACGACGGTTTCCTGGACAGCTCTGCAGGGGGCCCCGGGGCCCTCCTGGGACCCAAAGCGAAGCTAACGGGAAGCCTGGGGACTGGAGCTGAGGAGGGGGCGCCGGCGGCGGCGGGAGTCGCGGCTCCTGGGGGCAGAAGCCGGCGGCGCCGCACAGCCTTTACCAGCGAGCAGCTTTTGGAGCTGGAGAGGGAGTTTCATTGCAAGAAATACCTGAGCCTGACCGAGCGCTCCCAGATCGCCCGCGCCCTCAAGCTCAGTGAGGTGCAGGTCAAGATCTGGTTTCAGAATCGGCGGGCCAAGTGGAAGCGCATCAAAGCTGGCAATGGGGGCAGCCGTTCTGGGGAGCCTGTAAGAAACCCCAAGATTGTCGTGCCCATACCCGTGCACGTCAGCAGGTTCGCGGCGCGGAGCCAGCACCAGCAGATGGAGCAGGGCGCCCGGCCCTGA